A region from the Neomonachus schauinslandi chromosome 2, ASM220157v2, whole genome shotgun sequence genome encodes:
- the C2H4orf36 gene encoding uncharacterized protein C4orf36 homolog, which yields MAYGLPRKNTVKTILRGSCYKVQEPWELALLTKTWYTNLANIKLPFLGEITFGSPLYLRKTKAIKNALLPSAESIKLEREYEMKRLNHLKCQENVAEEIQLYLRERQVGLRRPLPPK from the exons ATGGCTTATGGCTTGCCAAGAAAGAACACAGTGAAGACCATATTGCGGGGCAGTTGTTATAAAGT ACAGGAACCTTGGGAACTTGCACTGCTTACAAAGACCTGGTATACGAACCTAGCCAACATCAAGTTACCTTTCTTGGGAGAAATTACATTTGGTAGCCCTTTATACCTCAGAAAAACTAAAGCCATTAAGAATGCTCTGCTCCCTTCTGCAGAAT ccATCAAACTTGAAAGGGAGTATGAAATGAAGCGCTTGAATCACCTGAAATGTCAGGAGAACGTAGCTGAGGAAATTCAGCTTTACCTAAGGGAAAGGCAAGTTGGTTTGAGAAGACCTCTTCCACCTAAGTGA